A part of Drosophila willistoni isolate 14030-0811.24 unplaced genomic scaffold, UCI_dwil_1.1 Seg143.1, whole genome shotgun sequence genomic DNA contains:
- the LOC6648793 gene encoding anoctamin-6 isoform X1, whose product MYSAVRTHDDYPESEMDERESLYFDTISLADSEAAAVAAAHRKSLSQSRNTIYHSAVDLAGDGETRNSMRLGNSMGWQYQQPGYRQSTALEHLNGNGHGNGNGAGGVMDQADAAIAAQMQMLGIQNGRTHLPTGLGLGIAGGGAGGAAVGGAGGGRPGLGGPGDDEVSRCLLRQSSTVSHKDKKLPITYSQWKLRTYRRFNDGKRSVDFVLAYNGEDLIEEHRRKREIFEANLQREGLELEHYVGQRVHFIKLHAPLQVLYRYAEILKIKLPLRPIPGQEQIVEESEHEFKSCLTRMCRSLFSSVQLNTALFPEREARIHLEFSQKYLELYDTEHPNFFDASTRYSIINFILQRQHFVEGEETADNLGVEKLIQDGIYTCAYTLHDKEERDRLLKEWANIGKWKNLQPLDHVKDYFGAKVALYFAWLGFYTQMLIPVSIIGIICFIYGFITWNSDPISRDICNDNGTTIMCPQCDRSCDYWKLSETCTSSKFNYLIDNSMTVVFAFVMAIWAVVYLEFWKRYSAGLVHRWGLTGFNHNVEHPRPQYLAKISRSKKIAQKASAQGGLPNALDPDVPFWSIKFLPNFTSYSIMVLFISISIIAIAAIIIYRMAQRASSSILGSENSMTYKVMVLPMTAGIIDLVVISILDLVYSKLAVKLTNYEYCRTQTEYDESLTIKYYVFQFVNYYSSLFYIAFLKGKFVGYPAKYNTVLGFRQEECNPGGCLMELCMQLVIIMVGKQIVNAVIEMLVPYLMRTIKRYIQHYNWYRRQHEDEPRLVPCNQFTEDYNLLPMENDSLYAEYLEMVVQYGFIILFSLAFPLAPLLALINNAIEVRLDAIKMLRFFRRPVGMRARDIGVWHNIMTVVTRIAVASSAMIIAFSTNLIPKLVYKHSTGDHELNNYLNFTLAYFNTQNFQSPPISTSSQYANITECRYTEFRNPHWDEHPYKRPMIYWKILTIRLTFIVVYQNIISMLQGILRWAVPDVSGRLLKRIQRENFLLREHIIEYEKHQAQAQLQVQIPTTKESETALHQRPQRRNDGAGDDATSYV is encoded by the exons ATGTATTCGGCGG TCCGCACACACGACGATTATCCAGAATCGGAGATGGACGAGCGGGAGAGCCTATATTTTGATACTATATCGCTGGCCGATTCGGAGGCAGCTGCGGTGGCGGCAGCGCATCGTAAATCGCTCTCACAATCAAGGAACACTATCTATCATTCGGCTGTCGATTTGGCCGGCGATGGTGAAACGAGGAATAGCATGCGTTTGGGCAATAGCATGGGTTGGCAATATCAGCAACCTGGTTATAGGCAATCAACAGCACTGGAGCATTTAAATGGCAATGGgcatggcaatggcaatggagCGGGAGGAGTTATGGATCAGGCAGATGCTGCGATAGCGGCCCAAATGCAAATGCTTGGTATACAAAATGGACGCACACATTTACCCACTGGACTGGGTCTGGGTATTGCTGGAGGGGGTGCAGGAGGAGCAGCAGTTGGCGGTGCAGGCGGCGGACGACCTGGCCTAGGAGGACCTGGCGACGATGAGGTCTCTAGATGTCTCTTAAGACAAAGTAGCACAGTTTCGCATAAAGATAAGAAATTGCCAATTACATACTCCCAGTGGAAATTGAGG ACATATCGGCGTTTCAATGATGGCAAACGCAGCGTGGACTTTGTGCTCGCCTACAATGGAGAAGATCTGATTGAGGAACATCGACGAAAACGTGAGATTTTCGAGGCAAATCTTCAACGCGAAGGTCTGGAATTGGAGCACTATGTGGGACAACGTGTACACTTCATAAAGCTGCATGCCCCACTTCAAGTTCTATATCGTTATGCggaaattttgaaaatcaaattgCCATTGCGCCCCATACCGGGCCAGGAGCAAATTGTCGAAGAGTCTGAGCATGAATTCAAATCTTGTCTGACTCGCATGTGTCGCAGCCTGTTCAGTTCGGTGCAATTGAATACGGCTCTATTTCCGGAGCGCGAAGCACGCATCCACTTGGAATTCTCACAGAAATATTTGGAACTCTACGATACGGAACATCCAAATTTCTTCGATGCCAGCACTAGATATTCGATTATCAATTTTATACTCCAGCGGCAACATTTCGTTGAGGGCGAAGAAACGGCTGACAATTTGGGCGTTGAGAAGCTAATACAGGATGGCATCTACACCTGTGCCTATACACTGCACGAT AAAGAAGAACGTGACCGGCTACTTAAAGAGTGGGCCAACATTGGCAAATGGAAGAA TCTGCAGCCATTAGACCATGTTAAGGACTATTTTGGAGCCAAGGTGGCTCTATATTTTGCATGGCTTGGCTTTTACACACAGATGCTAATACCAGTTAGCATTATTGGTATTATTTGCTTTATCTATGGGTTCATAACGTGGAACAGTGATCCGATAAGTCGCGATATATGCAACGACAATGGCACCACAATCATGTGTCCGCAATGCGATCGAAGCTGTGACTACTGGAAGCTAAGCGAGACATGCACATCATCGAAATTTAATTACCTAATTGACAATAGTATGACTGTGGTCTTTGCCTTCGTTATGGCCATTTGGGCGGTGGTTTATTTGGAGTTCTGGAAACGCTATTCAGCCGGCCTGGTGCATCGTTGGGGTCTCACCGGTTTCAATCACAATGTTGAGCATCCGCGTCCACAATACTTGGCCAAAATATCACGTTCAAAGAAAATCGCTCAAAAGGCATCAGCTCAAGGCGGCCTTCCTAATGCTCTTGATCCCGATGTGCCGTTTTGGAgtattaaatttttgccaaattttaCTAGCTACAGCATTATGGTTTTGTTT aTATCCATTTCAATCATTGCAATAGCAGCCATCATTATCTATCGCATGGCACAACGTGCATCAAGTAGTATTCTGGGTAGTGAAAATTCAATGACCTACAAAGTTATGGTCCTACCCATGACAGCTGGCATTATAGATTTGGTTGTGATCTCTATACTTGATTTGGTCTACTCGAAATTGGCCGTAAAGCTGACCAATTATGAGTACTGTCGCACCCAAACCGAATACGATGAGAGTCTCACAATTAAGTACTATGTGTTCCAGTTTGTCAACTACTATTCGTCCCTATTCTATATAGCATTTCTTAAGGGTAAATTTGTTGGCTACCCAGCCAAATATAATACGGTGCTTGGATTCCGTCAGGAAGAATGCAATCCCGGTGGCTGCCTCATGGAACTGTGCATGCAATTGGTAATCATAATGGTTGGCAAACAGATTGTTAATGCCGTTATTGAGATGCTTGTACCATATCTAATGCGTACGATCAAGAGATATATTCAACATTACAACTGGTATAGACGTCAGCATGAAGATGAGCCAAGATTGGTGCCCTGTAATCAATTCACAGAGGATTACAATCTCCTGCCTATGGAGAATGACTCCCTCTATGCAGAATATTTGGAAATGG TGGTCCAATATGGTTTTATTATACTGTTCAGTTTGGCTTTTCCACTGGCTCCGTTGCTGGCCTTGATAAACAATGCGATAGAAGTGCGTCTGGATGCCATTAAGATGCTTCGTTTCTTCCGTCGACCAGTGGGAATGCGCGCCCGTGATATTGGCGTGTGGCACAATATTATGACTGTGGTCACTCGCATCGCCGTGGCCTCCAGT GCCATGATTATAGCATTTAGTACGAATTTGATACCGAAACTTGTCTATAAACACTCAACGGGAGATCATGAGCTGAATAATTATCTAAACTTCACTTTGGCCTACTTTAATACCCAGAATTTCCAAAGTCCGCCGATTTCGACGAGCAGTCAATACGCGAATATCACTGAATGTCGTTACACTGAATTCCGTAATCCTCATTGGGATGAGCATCCCTATAAGCGTCCCATGATCTACTGGAAAATACTCACAATTCGCTTGACCTTCATTGTTGTCTATCAG AACATCATCAGCATGTTGCAGGGCATTCTACGCTGGGCCGTACCAGATGTCTCTGGCCGCCTGCTTAAACGTATTCAACGTGAGAATTTCTTGCTACGCGAGCACATTATTGAATATGAGAAACATCAGGCTCAGGCCCAGCTTCAGGTCCAGATACCGACCACTAAGGAGTCAGAGACCGCGCTACATCAACGCCCACAAAGACGTAACGATGGTGCGGGAGACGATGCCACCTCATATGTGTGA
- the LOC6648793 gene encoding anoctamin-6 isoform X2, translated as MDERESLYFDTISLADSEAAAVAAAHRKSLSQSRNTIYHSAVDLAGDGETRNSMRLGNSMGWQYQQPGYRQSTALEHLNGNGHGNGNGAGGVMDQADAAIAAQMQMLGIQNGRTHLPTGLGLGIAGGGAGGAAVGGAGGGRPGLGGPGDDEVSRCLLRQSSTVSHKDKKLPITYSQWKLRTYRRFNDGKRSVDFVLAYNGEDLIEEHRRKREIFEANLQREGLELEHYVGQRVHFIKLHAPLQVLYRYAEILKIKLPLRPIPGQEQIVEESEHEFKSCLTRMCRSLFSSVQLNTALFPEREARIHLEFSQKYLELYDTEHPNFFDASTRYSIINFILQRQHFVEGEETADNLGVEKLIQDGIYTCAYTLHDKEERDRLLKEWANIGKWKNLQPLDHVKDYFGAKVALYFAWLGFYTQMLIPVSIIGIICFIYGFITWNSDPISRDICNDNGTTIMCPQCDRSCDYWKLSETCTSSKFNYLIDNSMTVVFAFVMAIWAVVYLEFWKRYSAGLVHRWGLTGFNHNVEHPRPQYLAKISRSKKIAQKASAQGGLPNALDPDVPFWSIKFLPNFTSYSIMVLFISISIIAIAAIIIYRMAQRASSSILGSENSMTYKVMVLPMTAGIIDLVVISILDLVYSKLAVKLTNYEYCRTQTEYDESLTIKYYVFQFVNYYSSLFYIAFLKGKFVGYPAKYNTVLGFRQEECNPGGCLMELCMQLVIIMVGKQIVNAVIEMLVPYLMRTIKRYIQHYNWYRRQHEDEPRLVPCNQFTEDYNLLPMENDSLYAEYLEMVVQYGFIILFSLAFPLAPLLALINNAIEVRLDAIKMLRFFRRPVGMRARDIGVWHNIMTVVTRIAVASSAMIIAFSTNLIPKLVYKHSTGDHELNNYLNFTLAYFNTQNFQSPPISTSSQYANITECRYTEFRNPHWDEHPYKRPMIYWKILTIRLTFIVVYQNIISMLQGILRWAVPDVSGRLLKRIQRENFLLREHIIEYEKHQAQAQLQVQIPTTKESETALHQRPQRRNDGAGDDATSYV; from the exons ATGGACGAGCGGGAGAGCCTATATTTTGATACTATATCGCTGGCCGATTCGGAGGCAGCTGCGGTGGCGGCAGCGCATCGTAAATCGCTCTCACAATCAAGGAACACTATCTATCATTCGGCTGTCGATTTGGCCGGCGATGGTGAAACGAGGAATAGCATGCGTTTGGGCAATAGCATGGGTTGGCAATATCAGCAACCTGGTTATAGGCAATCAACAGCACTGGAGCATTTAAATGGCAATGGgcatggcaatggcaatggagCGGGAGGAGTTATGGATCAGGCAGATGCTGCGATAGCGGCCCAAATGCAAATGCTTGGTATACAAAATGGACGCACACATTTACCCACTGGACTGGGTCTGGGTATTGCTGGAGGGGGTGCAGGAGGAGCAGCAGTTGGCGGTGCAGGCGGCGGACGACCTGGCCTAGGAGGACCTGGCGACGATGAGGTCTCTAGATGTCTCTTAAGACAAAGTAGCACAGTTTCGCATAAAGATAAGAAATTGCCAATTACATACTCCCAGTGGAAATTGAGG ACATATCGGCGTTTCAATGATGGCAAACGCAGCGTGGACTTTGTGCTCGCCTACAATGGAGAAGATCTGATTGAGGAACATCGACGAAAACGTGAGATTTTCGAGGCAAATCTTCAACGCGAAGGTCTGGAATTGGAGCACTATGTGGGACAACGTGTACACTTCATAAAGCTGCATGCCCCACTTCAAGTTCTATATCGTTATGCggaaattttgaaaatcaaattgCCATTGCGCCCCATACCGGGCCAGGAGCAAATTGTCGAAGAGTCTGAGCATGAATTCAAATCTTGTCTGACTCGCATGTGTCGCAGCCTGTTCAGTTCGGTGCAATTGAATACGGCTCTATTTCCGGAGCGCGAAGCACGCATCCACTTGGAATTCTCACAGAAATATTTGGAACTCTACGATACGGAACATCCAAATTTCTTCGATGCCAGCACTAGATATTCGATTATCAATTTTATACTCCAGCGGCAACATTTCGTTGAGGGCGAAGAAACGGCTGACAATTTGGGCGTTGAGAAGCTAATACAGGATGGCATCTACACCTGTGCCTATACACTGCACGAT AAAGAAGAACGTGACCGGCTACTTAAAGAGTGGGCCAACATTGGCAAATGGAAGAA TCTGCAGCCATTAGACCATGTTAAGGACTATTTTGGAGCCAAGGTGGCTCTATATTTTGCATGGCTTGGCTTTTACACACAGATGCTAATACCAGTTAGCATTATTGGTATTATTTGCTTTATCTATGGGTTCATAACGTGGAACAGTGATCCGATAAGTCGCGATATATGCAACGACAATGGCACCACAATCATGTGTCCGCAATGCGATCGAAGCTGTGACTACTGGAAGCTAAGCGAGACATGCACATCATCGAAATTTAATTACCTAATTGACAATAGTATGACTGTGGTCTTTGCCTTCGTTATGGCCATTTGGGCGGTGGTTTATTTGGAGTTCTGGAAACGCTATTCAGCCGGCCTGGTGCATCGTTGGGGTCTCACCGGTTTCAATCACAATGTTGAGCATCCGCGTCCACAATACTTGGCCAAAATATCACGTTCAAAGAAAATCGCTCAAAAGGCATCAGCTCAAGGCGGCCTTCCTAATGCTCTTGATCCCGATGTGCCGTTTTGGAgtattaaatttttgccaaattttaCTAGCTACAGCATTATGGTTTTGTTT aTATCCATTTCAATCATTGCAATAGCAGCCATCATTATCTATCGCATGGCACAACGTGCATCAAGTAGTATTCTGGGTAGTGAAAATTCAATGACCTACAAAGTTATGGTCCTACCCATGACAGCTGGCATTATAGATTTGGTTGTGATCTCTATACTTGATTTGGTCTACTCGAAATTGGCCGTAAAGCTGACCAATTATGAGTACTGTCGCACCCAAACCGAATACGATGAGAGTCTCACAATTAAGTACTATGTGTTCCAGTTTGTCAACTACTATTCGTCCCTATTCTATATAGCATTTCTTAAGGGTAAATTTGTTGGCTACCCAGCCAAATATAATACGGTGCTTGGATTCCGTCAGGAAGAATGCAATCCCGGTGGCTGCCTCATGGAACTGTGCATGCAATTGGTAATCATAATGGTTGGCAAACAGATTGTTAATGCCGTTATTGAGATGCTTGTACCATATCTAATGCGTACGATCAAGAGATATATTCAACATTACAACTGGTATAGACGTCAGCATGAAGATGAGCCAAGATTGGTGCCCTGTAATCAATTCACAGAGGATTACAATCTCCTGCCTATGGAGAATGACTCCCTCTATGCAGAATATTTGGAAATGG TGGTCCAATATGGTTTTATTATACTGTTCAGTTTGGCTTTTCCACTGGCTCCGTTGCTGGCCTTGATAAACAATGCGATAGAAGTGCGTCTGGATGCCATTAAGATGCTTCGTTTCTTCCGTCGACCAGTGGGAATGCGCGCCCGTGATATTGGCGTGTGGCACAATATTATGACTGTGGTCACTCGCATCGCCGTGGCCTCCAGT GCCATGATTATAGCATTTAGTACGAATTTGATACCGAAACTTGTCTATAAACACTCAACGGGAGATCATGAGCTGAATAATTATCTAAACTTCACTTTGGCCTACTTTAATACCCAGAATTTCCAAAGTCCGCCGATTTCGACGAGCAGTCAATACGCGAATATCACTGAATGTCGTTACACTGAATTCCGTAATCCTCATTGGGATGAGCATCCCTATAAGCGTCCCATGATCTACTGGAAAATACTCACAATTCGCTTGACCTTCATTGTTGTCTATCAG AACATCATCAGCATGTTGCAGGGCATTCTACGCTGGGCCGTACCAGATGTCTCTGGCCGCCTGCTTAAACGTATTCAACGTGAGAATTTCTTGCTACGCGAGCACATTATTGAATATGAGAAACATCAGGCTCAGGCCCAGCTTCAGGTCCAGATACCGACCACTAAGGAGTCAGAGACCGCGCTACATCAACGCCCACAAAGACGTAACGATGGTGCGGGAGACGATGCCACCTCATATGTGTGA
- the LOC6648793 gene encoding anoctamin-6 isoform X3, translating to MYSAVRTHDDYPESEMDERESLYFDTISLADSEAAAVAAAHRKSLSQSRNTIYHSAVDLAGDGETRNSMRLGNSMGWQYQQPGYRQSTALEHLNGNGHGNGNGAGGVMDQADAAIAAQMQMLGIQNGRTHLPTGLGLGIAGGGAGGAAVGGAGGGRPGLGGPGDDETYRRFNDGKRSVDFVLAYNGEDLIEEHRRKREIFEANLQREGLELEHYVGQRVHFIKLHAPLQVLYRYAEILKIKLPLRPIPGQEQIVEESEHEFKSCLTRMCRSLFSSVQLNTALFPEREARIHLEFSQKYLELYDTEHPNFFDASTRYSIINFILQRQHFVEGEETADNLGVEKLIQDGIYTCAYTLHDKEERDRLLKEWANIGKWKNLQPLDHVKDYFGAKVALYFAWLGFYTQMLIPVSIIGIICFIYGFITWNSDPISRDICNDNGTTIMCPQCDRSCDYWKLSETCTSSKFNYLIDNSMTVVFAFVMAIWAVVYLEFWKRYSAGLVHRWGLTGFNHNVEHPRPQYLAKISRSKKIAQKASAQGGLPNALDPDVPFWSIKFLPNFTSYSIMVLFISISIIAIAAIIIYRMAQRASSSILGSENSMTYKVMVLPMTAGIIDLVVISILDLVYSKLAVKLTNYEYCRTQTEYDESLTIKYYVFQFVNYYSSLFYIAFLKGKFVGYPAKYNTVLGFRQEECNPGGCLMELCMQLVIIMVGKQIVNAVIEMLVPYLMRTIKRYIQHYNWYRRQHEDEPRLVPCNQFTEDYNLLPMENDSLYAEYLEMVVQYGFIILFSLAFPLAPLLALINNAIEVRLDAIKMLRFFRRPVGMRARDIGVWHNIMTVVTRIAVASSAMIIAFSTNLIPKLVYKHSTGDHELNNYLNFTLAYFNTQNFQSPPISTSSQYANITECRYTEFRNPHWDEHPYKRPMIYWKILTIRLTFIVVYQNIISMLQGILRWAVPDVSGRLLKRIQRENFLLREHIIEYEKHQAQAQLQVQIPTTKESETALHQRPQRRNDGAGDDATSYV from the exons ATGTATTCGGCGG TCCGCACACACGACGATTATCCAGAATCGGAGATGGACGAGCGGGAGAGCCTATATTTTGATACTATATCGCTGGCCGATTCGGAGGCAGCTGCGGTGGCGGCAGCGCATCGTAAATCGCTCTCACAATCAAGGAACACTATCTATCATTCGGCTGTCGATTTGGCCGGCGATGGTGAAACGAGGAATAGCATGCGTTTGGGCAATAGCATGGGTTGGCAATATCAGCAACCTGGTTATAGGCAATCAACAGCACTGGAGCATTTAAATGGCAATGGgcatggcaatggcaatggagCGGGAGGAGTTATGGATCAGGCAGATGCTGCGATAGCGGCCCAAATGCAAATGCTTGGTATACAAAATGGACGCACACATTTACCCACTGGACTGGGTCTGGGTATTGCTGGAGGGGGTGCAGGAGGAGCAGCAGTTGGCGGTGCAGGCGGCGGACGACCTGGCCTAGGAGGACCTGGCGACGATGAG ACATATCGGCGTTTCAATGATGGCAAACGCAGCGTGGACTTTGTGCTCGCCTACAATGGAGAAGATCTGATTGAGGAACATCGACGAAAACGTGAGATTTTCGAGGCAAATCTTCAACGCGAAGGTCTGGAATTGGAGCACTATGTGGGACAACGTGTACACTTCATAAAGCTGCATGCCCCACTTCAAGTTCTATATCGTTATGCggaaattttgaaaatcaaattgCCATTGCGCCCCATACCGGGCCAGGAGCAAATTGTCGAAGAGTCTGAGCATGAATTCAAATCTTGTCTGACTCGCATGTGTCGCAGCCTGTTCAGTTCGGTGCAATTGAATACGGCTCTATTTCCGGAGCGCGAAGCACGCATCCACTTGGAATTCTCACAGAAATATTTGGAACTCTACGATACGGAACATCCAAATTTCTTCGATGCCAGCACTAGATATTCGATTATCAATTTTATACTCCAGCGGCAACATTTCGTTGAGGGCGAAGAAACGGCTGACAATTTGGGCGTTGAGAAGCTAATACAGGATGGCATCTACACCTGTGCCTATACACTGCACGAT AAAGAAGAACGTGACCGGCTACTTAAAGAGTGGGCCAACATTGGCAAATGGAAGAA TCTGCAGCCATTAGACCATGTTAAGGACTATTTTGGAGCCAAGGTGGCTCTATATTTTGCATGGCTTGGCTTTTACACACAGATGCTAATACCAGTTAGCATTATTGGTATTATTTGCTTTATCTATGGGTTCATAACGTGGAACAGTGATCCGATAAGTCGCGATATATGCAACGACAATGGCACCACAATCATGTGTCCGCAATGCGATCGAAGCTGTGACTACTGGAAGCTAAGCGAGACATGCACATCATCGAAATTTAATTACCTAATTGACAATAGTATGACTGTGGTCTTTGCCTTCGTTATGGCCATTTGGGCGGTGGTTTATTTGGAGTTCTGGAAACGCTATTCAGCCGGCCTGGTGCATCGTTGGGGTCTCACCGGTTTCAATCACAATGTTGAGCATCCGCGTCCACAATACTTGGCCAAAATATCACGTTCAAAGAAAATCGCTCAAAAGGCATCAGCTCAAGGCGGCCTTCCTAATGCTCTTGATCCCGATGTGCCGTTTTGGAgtattaaatttttgccaaattttaCTAGCTACAGCATTATGGTTTTGTTT aTATCCATTTCAATCATTGCAATAGCAGCCATCATTATCTATCGCATGGCACAACGTGCATCAAGTAGTATTCTGGGTAGTGAAAATTCAATGACCTACAAAGTTATGGTCCTACCCATGACAGCTGGCATTATAGATTTGGTTGTGATCTCTATACTTGATTTGGTCTACTCGAAATTGGCCGTAAAGCTGACCAATTATGAGTACTGTCGCACCCAAACCGAATACGATGAGAGTCTCACAATTAAGTACTATGTGTTCCAGTTTGTCAACTACTATTCGTCCCTATTCTATATAGCATTTCTTAAGGGTAAATTTGTTGGCTACCCAGCCAAATATAATACGGTGCTTGGATTCCGTCAGGAAGAATGCAATCCCGGTGGCTGCCTCATGGAACTGTGCATGCAATTGGTAATCATAATGGTTGGCAAACAGATTGTTAATGCCGTTATTGAGATGCTTGTACCATATCTAATGCGTACGATCAAGAGATATATTCAACATTACAACTGGTATAGACGTCAGCATGAAGATGAGCCAAGATTGGTGCCCTGTAATCAATTCACAGAGGATTACAATCTCCTGCCTATGGAGAATGACTCCCTCTATGCAGAATATTTGGAAATGG TGGTCCAATATGGTTTTATTATACTGTTCAGTTTGGCTTTTCCACTGGCTCCGTTGCTGGCCTTGATAAACAATGCGATAGAAGTGCGTCTGGATGCCATTAAGATGCTTCGTTTCTTCCGTCGACCAGTGGGAATGCGCGCCCGTGATATTGGCGTGTGGCACAATATTATGACTGTGGTCACTCGCATCGCCGTGGCCTCCAGT GCCATGATTATAGCATTTAGTACGAATTTGATACCGAAACTTGTCTATAAACACTCAACGGGAGATCATGAGCTGAATAATTATCTAAACTTCACTTTGGCCTACTTTAATACCCAGAATTTCCAAAGTCCGCCGATTTCGACGAGCAGTCAATACGCGAATATCACTGAATGTCGTTACACTGAATTCCGTAATCCTCATTGGGATGAGCATCCCTATAAGCGTCCCATGATCTACTGGAAAATACTCACAATTCGCTTGACCTTCATTGTTGTCTATCAG AACATCATCAGCATGTTGCAGGGCATTCTACGCTGGGCCGTACCAGATGTCTCTGGCCGCCTGCTTAAACGTATTCAACGTGAGAATTTCTTGCTACGCGAGCACATTATTGAATATGAGAAACATCAGGCTCAGGCCCAGCTTCAGGTCCAGATACCGACCACTAAGGAGTCAGAGACCGCGCTACATCAACGCCCACAAAGACGTAACGATGGTGCGGGAGACGATGCCACCTCATATGTGTGA